A single candidate division SR1 bacterium Aalborg_AAW-1 DNA region contains:
- the alaS_2 gene encoding Alanine--tRNA ligase encodes MKLSIDLSHRYACMRAHTATHLLHAELTKIFPQTKQAGSYVGPDELRFDFFAERGLTSEELDSITAQVNHIISANEKVSVQEMPYDQALKTGAKAFFEDSYPEIVRVVSVGYQGNTSYSVELCGGTHVAETGQIGAFVIIEQGAVAAGVKRITALTGPKVAAYVGQLQSQIDGLAHKVGVPTKQLEAKIEKILAESDEMSTKIEQLSAGLIKSIIWKPGQIESVSCDAIWSYEDDIALLGLSFADAVNNIKSVAQDRSWLMVSATGQYALSHKQAKVIVKELGLKGGGSDTFVQGKDENIVKSVQLKV; translated from the coding sequence ATGAAACTTTCTATAGATCTATCACATAGATATGCATGTATGAGAGCACATACTGCTACTCATCTTCTGCATGCAGAGCTAACGAAAATTTTTCCTCAAACCAAACAAGCTGGTTCGTATGTTGGACCAGATGAGCTGCGTTTTGATTTTTTTGCAGAAAGAGGATTGACGTCTGAAGAGCTAGACTCTATAACTGCTCAGGTCAATCACATCATATCTGCTAACGAAAAGGTATCAGTACAAGAAATGCCCTATGATCAGGCTCTAAAAACAGGAGCGAAGGCATTTTTTGAAGATTCTTATCCAGAGATAGTAAGAGTGGTATCGGTATGATATCAAGGAAATACATCATATTCGGTTGAACTTTGTGGAGGTACTCATGTCGCTGAAACTGGTCAGATTGGTGCGTTTGTTATCATTGAACAAGGTGCAGTAGCAGCAGGAGTAAAAAGAATTACTGCTCTGACTGGTCCGAAAGTAGCAGCCTATGTGGGACAGTTACAGTCACAGATTGATGGTTTAGCTCATAAGGTAGGAGTACCTACTAAACAATTGGAAGCAAAGATAGAAAAGATTCTTGCTGAATCTGATGAAATGAGTACGAAAATTGAGCAACTTTCTGCTGGTCTTATAAAAAGTATCATATGGAAACCAGGACAGATTGAATCCGTATCGTGTGATGCAATTTGGTCATATGAAGATGATATTGCATTGCTTGGGTTATCGTTTGCTGATGCAGTGAATAACATCAAGAGTGTCGCTCAAGATAGATCATGGCTTATGGTATCAGCTACAGGTCAGTATGCACTATCACATAAGCAAGCAAAAGTTATTGTAAAAGAACTTGGTCTTAAAGGTGGTGGTTCTGATACCTTTGTACAGGGGAAAGATGAGAATATAGTGAAAAGTGTACAGTTGAAAGTGTAG